ACCAGGGTGCGCGAGGGGTGCTCGTGCGAGGCCTCCTCGGCCGCCTTGATCGAGTCGTAGGCGTTCTCCTCGTCCGTCACGATGACCATCGTCAGGACCATGCCCACGGCTGGCGTGCCGATGGCGCGGCGACCCTGCACGAGGGCCTTGTTGATCTTGCTTGCCGTGGTGTCGGTCAGGTCGATCTTCATGGCCTGCGCCAGCTCCGTCCGTCTCGTGCGAGCATCTCGTCGGCTTCCCCGGGACCCCAGGTGCCCGAGGCGTACTGGGCGGGTTTGCCGTGGGTGTCCCAGTAGCCCTCGATCGGGTCGAGGATCTTCCAGGACTCTTCCACCTCCTGGTGGCGGGGGAAGAGGTTGGCGTCGCCGAGCAGTACGTCCAGGATCAGCCTCTCGTACGCTTCCGGGCTGGACTCCGTGAACGACTCGCCGTACGCGAAGTCCATCGACACGTCCCGGATCTCCATCGACGTACCCGGCACCTTCGATCCGAAGCGCACCGTCATGCCCTCGTCCGGCTGGACGCGGATGACGATCGCGTTCGCGCCGAGTTCCTCGGTGGCGGTGGAGTCGAAGGGGGAGTGCGGGGCGCGCTGGAAGACGACGGCGATCTCGGTGACGCGGCGGCCCAGGCGCTTGCCGGTGCGCAGGTAGAAGGGGACGCCCGCCCAGCGGCGGTTGTCGACCTCCAGCTTGACGGCCGCGTACGTGTCGGTCGTCGAACCGGGGTCGATGCCGTCCTCGTCGAGGTAGCCGCGCACCTTCTCGCCGCCCTGCCAGCCCGCCGCGTACTGGCCGCGGACCGTGTGCTCGCCCAGGTCCTCCGGCAGCTTCACGGACTTGAGGACCTTGAGCTTCTCGGTGAGCAGCGAGTCGGCGTCGAAGGCGATGGGCTCCTCCATCGCGGTCAGCGCCATCAGCTGGAGCAGGTGGTTCTGGATGACGTCACGGGCCGATCCGATGCCGTCGTAGTAGCCCGCGCGGCCTCCGATGCCGATGTCCTCGGCCATCGTGATCTGTACGTGGTCGACGAACGACCGGTTCCAGATGGGCTCGTACATCTGGTTGGCGAAGCGGAGCGCCAGGATGTTCTGGACGGTCTCCTTGCCGAGGTAGTGGTCGATCCGGAACACCTGCTCCGGGTCGAACACCTCGTGCACCACCCGGTTCAGCTCGCGCGCGCTCTTCAGGTCGCGGCCGAACGGCTTCTCGATCACCCCGCGCCGCCAGGAACCCTCGGGCGCCTCGGCGAGGCCGTGCTTCTTGAGCTGCTTGACGACCTTGGGGAAGAACTTGGGCGGTACGGAGAGGTAGAAGGCGTAGTTGCCGCTCGTGCCCCGGGACTTGTCCAACTCGTCCACCGCGGCGCGCAGTTGCTCGAACGCCTGGTCGTCGTCGAAGTCGCCCGGGATGAACCGCATGCCCTCGGCGAGCTGCTGCCAGACCTCCTCGCGGAACTCGGTGCGCGCGTGGTCGCGGACCGAGTCGTGCACGATCTGGGCGAAGTCCTCGTCCTCCCAGTCGCGGCGCGCGAACCCGACGAGCGAGAAGCCGGGCGGCAGCAGGCCGCGGTTGGCCAGGTCGTAGACGGCCGGCATGAGCTTCTTGCGCGACAGGTCGCCCGTCACCCCGAAGATGACGAGACCGGAGGGCCCGGCGATCTTCGGCAGCCGACGGTCCTGAGGATCACGCAGCGGATTGACCCACCCGTCGGCATGCTCCAGCACCTCGGCGAGCGACTTCGGCGCGAGATCGGCGGTGCCCGGGTCGACGACGGCCGGTGCCGCGGCGTCCGTGGCTGCCCCGGCCCTCGCGCGACTCGGTGCAGTCTTCCTGGTGGCGGAGGCGCGCTTGGAACCGGAGGCCTTCGCAGCACCCGCGGTCTTCTTGGCGCCAGTGGCGCCCGCGGCCTTCTTGGCACCGGCGGCGGCCGTGGCCCCCGCAGCCTTCTTGCTGCCCGCAACCTTGGCTGCACCCGCGGATTTCTTGGCACCGGCGGCCACCGTGGCGCCCGCGCCCTTACCGGCGCCGGCGGCGCTCTTGCCGCCTGCAGCCTTGGCCGC
This sequence is a window from Streptomyces ortus. Protein-coding genes within it:
- the zwf gene encoding glucose-6-phosphate dehydrogenase; this translates as MLEHADGWVNPLRDPQDRRLPKIAGPSGLVIFGVTGDLSRKKLMPAVYDLANRGLLPPGFSLVGFARRDWEDEDFAQIVHDSVRDHARTEFREEVWQQLAEGMRFIPGDFDDDQAFEQLRAAVDELDKSRGTSGNYAFYLSVPPKFFPKVVKQLKKHGLAEAPEGSWRRGVIEKPFGRDLKSARELNRVVHEVFDPEQVFRIDHYLGKETVQNILALRFANQMYEPIWNRSFVDHVQITMAEDIGIGGRAGYYDGIGSARDVIQNHLLQLMALTAMEEPIAFDADSLLTEKLKVLKSVKLPEDLGEHTVRGQYAAGWQGGEKVRGYLDEDGIDPGSTTDTYAAVKLEVDNRRWAGVPFYLRTGKRLGRRVTEIAVVFQRAPHSPFDSTATEELGANAIVIRVQPDEGMTVRFGSKVPGTSMEIRDVSMDFAYGESFTESSPEAYERLILDVLLGDANLFPRHQEVEESWKILDPIEGYWDTHGKPAQYASGTWGPGEADEMLARDGRSWRRP